AGTCATCAATTTTTGCCAGTAGGTTTCCATTTCCAATAATCCCTGCCATAATATCATCCCTATTTTAAGCGTATAATCCATTTTCCATGATCTTTTATTACATTGATTTTGTCCTCTCTAGCCAACCATCCAATAGCCATAATAACTAAGTTTGTATTATGCCCCTCCCTCCTCAGAATCTTCGTTAAGCTGCTGAGGTTCTTCTCCCCCTCCTCTAAGAGATGATATACTCTTCCAGCAGTTTCTCCTATTTTGGCCCACATGTCTTCCATACTTATCACCACAATTTTATACAGAATTTTAAAAGCTAATAAATCTATCTAATGTTCCAAATATTTAATGTTTCCTATACTTTTAAATTTTTGTATTTAAATTTTTATCTTCTTTTTATTATATTATTCTGTCATCTCTATTACCTTTTTGTATACATTAACAGTCTCTTTTGCAATGACATCCCAACTGTATTTTGCATATACATCACGTTTTGCATTCTTTGTTATGTATTCTCTAAACTCCCAATCTGAGAGAACTCTATCGACCCCCCATGCAATTGAATCAGGATTTTGGGGATATGTCCAAACACCATTGTAATCATGCTGGACTATTTCGCTTAGTCCCCCCACGCTACTTACAACTACTGGAGTTCCTGCAGCCATTGCTTCAAGTGCTACGATTCCAAACGGTTCATAAACAGAGGGAATAACACATACATCAGATGACTTATAGAGTTTTTTCAGCGTATTTCCATTTATAAACCCTAAAAAAATCACTCTATCTCTACAACCTAATTGAAATGCCAAATTTTCCAAATACTCTCTCATATCCCCAGATCCAGCAATTACTAACTTTGAGTTTGGATATTTGCTCAGTATTTTTGGGAATGCCCTTATCAGATATTCAACCCCCTTTTGATAAACTAACCTCCCAACATAAAGTATCATGTTTTCGTGTGGCTGAACCCCAATATGCATTCTGAAGTTATTTATCTCGTCTTCATCCATTTGAATGTCAAATTCCCAAGGATTTATTCCATTGTATATCACATTAACTTTATCGTGTGGAGTGTTAAAGATGCTACATATTTCATTTTTTATTGAATTGCTAACTGTTATTATAGCGTGAGATTCGTAAGTGCTCCACCATTCTATGTCGTTGATAGTTCTTGAATCTTCAGAATGAATTCCTCCACATCTCCCCCTCTCTGTGCTATGAATAGATTGCACGTAAGGTTTGTTTGCTACATGTTTTGCATTTATACCTACAAATGCTGTCATCCAGTCATGACAATGGATTACATCATAGTTGTCAATTCCTAAGATGCCTAATTTTTTTTCCATGAAATTTGCCATAATTGTAGCCCATATTAAAAAATAACTGTGCTTAATTGGTTTAACTCTATGCACATTAACACCATTGATATTTTCATAGTCGGGTAAGTCATAACCTACAGTTATAACATCAACATGGTGTCCTTGCCTAACTAAAGCTTCTGCAAGGCCTTTACAATGTATCGATAACCCCCCCACTATTACAGGAGGATATTCCCATGTAATCATAGCAATTCTCATACTCTCAACGCTCTCGCTAAGTTTTTGT
The sequence above is a segment of the Methanotorris igneus Kol 5 genome. Coding sequences within it:
- a CDS encoding glycosyltransferase family 4 protein, yielding MRIAMITWEYPPVIVGGLSIHCKGLAEALVRQGHHVDVITVGYDLPDYENINGVNVHRVKPIKHSYFLIWATIMANFMEKKLGILGIDNYDVIHCHDWMTAFVGINAKHVANKPYVQSIHSTERGRCGGIHSEDSRTINDIEWWSTYESHAIITVSNSIKNEICSIFNTPHDKVNVIYNGINPWEFDIQMDEDEINNFRMHIGVQPHENMILYVGRLVYQKGVEYLIRAFPKILSKYPNSKLVIAGSGDMREYLENLAFQLGCRDRVIFLGFINGNTLKKLYKSSDVCVIPSVYEPFGIVALEAMAAGTPVVVSSVGGLSEIVQHDYNGVWTYPQNPDSIAWGVDRVLSDWEFREYITKNAKRDVYAKYSWDVIAKETVNVYKKVIEMTE
- a CDS encoding winged helix-turn-helix domain-containing protein, whose product is MEDMWAKIGETAGRVYHLLEEGEKNLSSLTKILRREGHNTNLVIMAIGWLAREDKINVIKDHGKWIIRLK